The DNA segment AAATACAAgtctttcttttcccttttttcCTTCGTGTCACGTTCACATAAGCCCATTTTTCAGCAGGGTGATCGAGAAAGCTAATCCTCACCTCCCCTCTTTGTGCCatatttggtgaaagtgatccTTCCCTCTACATTTAATGTAAAATCTGACAACTAACAATTTTAGTTGAAGTATGTTTCTTGAATAATGCGTTTCGTGCTGAATCAACAAAAAGTTCAGTCGTGTTGGCGAACAGGGGACTGAAAGTCACAGTTTTTTCCAACATAGCACTGACAGGTGAACTTCTCAGCCAGGTACAACAGGTCACTGAAGGATTCTTGGCCTTTTACTGAAAGCTGACCAtttcgttttctgtgtatcttgAAGCTGCTCGGGTTCAAGTGGAGGTAGTCACTGGACTCCCAGTTCTTTCTTAAACACCTTCCTTTGTTGCTGCACAACGCCCTGCTGCACAATCTGGCTGCACGGGTTACATTTAAGATGTAGCGACCCAAGACATCGTCAATGAAACTCTGCAACATTGAGCACGATTGCTGCGGAAACAATTTCAGTGCAGTGAGTGTCACCACAGTGAAAGGCACACAAGGGAGACAGTAAGTTTCACCAGCTTTTCTTTTACTTCCTTCATGGGAAGGGGGCGTTGCTGGCCAAGCCAgcttttgttgcccatccctaattgcccagagggaatttaagagtcaaccgcattgccgtgagtctggagtcacatgtaggccagactaggtaaggatggcagatttccttccctaaatgatgtTATTGAACGAGGTAGGTTTTTCGGTCAATTGACAATGTTTCACGGTCATCgtgatttggagacgctggtgttggattggagcgtacaaagttaaaaatcacacaataccaggttatagtccaacaggtgtatttggaagcattagcttttggagtgtcgctccttcatcaggtgatcgtggAGAATacgtcttacaatcttattctccacaatcacctgatgaaggagcagcgctccgaaagctagtgctgccaaataaacctgttggactataacctggtattgtgtgatttttaactacatggtcatcgttagactcttaattccagatttttattgaattcaaattcagccatctgccctggcaggattcgaacctgggtctctagaataacagcccagcaataataccactaggcctccAAATCATGTACCCGACAGCAAGTTACACTTCAACAACCTGAAGAGAAAGGAGCAATAGTTCTGGGTGGGAAGAGAGTGGCTATACAAATTAGCCCCAGGGTACTGTAACATCGCAAGATGGATCGTATGTACACACCATTCAATCCCCCTTACTCTACACTCCCATCGTCATGACAGTTAAAAGCAGGAGCCATCTCAGGCCACATTTACACTCTCCCAAGTAGTAGAGTATTTACAACCCAGTGAATGTTGATGTATTTGAGGATGGTGTATTCAATAAGTAAGGCACCAAAAGCTCCAGAGGATGCAAGAAATCTTGCTGGAGCGAACTAGAATCTAAGCTGAATAACAATATCAGACCTCAATGGTGGATAGAATCTACGAAGATTAACAGGCACCAATAATTAACCCAAAACCTCCAAGTAGGATCTCCATTCTGTCACTCCAACTTTTGACTTGAGCTGATTACTATATGCAGACGGAATTTATTTTGGTGATTTTGGTTTGAAAATGATTGTGCTactcagataattttattttctttctcggTGCTTCACCTTGTACCTCCAAAATATGTTTCCAACGTGACCCCAATTCAAGGCTTGAAAATTATCGTTGCAAGTGAGTTGAGTGGGGCAGGTAGTGAGGAGAGGGGGAGTGGGCAATGATGATAGGAATGGTACacgggttgtgggggggggggggaaacgccATGTGGGATGGACGAGGTGGTCTGTTGGGTTTTGGGATGGGTGGACATGAGAGAAATGAGACATTGGTGGATAGTTGTGGGACTTAGAATGAGGaagagaaataaggcaggggaaAGGGTAGGCAGGAGGCATGAtggttagattacattccctacagcatggaaacaggcccttcagcccaacaagtccacaccgatcctccgaagagtaacccacccatacctattcccctgtgactaatgcaccaaacactatgggcaatttagcacggtcaattcatctgatctacacatctttggactgtgggaggaaactggagcacccagaggaaacccacacagacaatgtgcaaactccgaacAGATAGTcgccaaggttggaattgaacctgggaccctggtgctgtgaggctgcagtgctaactgctgagccactgtgctgccaaccTCTTCAGGCAGATTGAAACAAATGCTATCTTTGCACTGGCTTCTCTTGGGGCAAGAATTAAGGATTATGCCCTGACACAGATTTTAAAGGCCCTCATAGCTAAATGGTACTGTGTTGGAGTTCCACACTAGATATTGCAGTCTCACAGCTTACAACCCCTGAATCTCACATTGTGACCTTTAATTTGGAAAGCCCCAATAATCTTTGGTCCATTATAAACCAGATACTTACACACTTTTAatctcacttttttttattcattcacagggatgaaggctttgctggctgggccagtattcagagggcagttaagaatcaatcacactgctacgggtctggagttacatgtagctctgaccaggtaagggtggcagtttccttccactaaagaacattagtgaaccaaatgggctttTCCTCAACAATTGGCAGTGATTCATAGTCACcaagactcttcattccagatttgtattgaattcaaattctaccatccgccatagcaggatttgaatccaggtccccagagcattatcaGACTCTCTGGTTTAACAATCGAGCAATTATACCATTTGGCCATCACCTCTCCCATCTATGGTGAAGCTTAATGTTGTTTGATGTTACCAGCAATTGACAATGTACTTTGAAAGAACCAATGCAAACTCAATGACCCCATTATTTTATATTTGGTACACTCATAGTACCAGAAATATCAAGTTTTTTTTATGACTACTTTACAAATTTCAGATTTCCTCAACCGGTTTAGTGCCATGTGACATCATTGCTGGAGTTTGGTTGATTACTTCTGAGTTCAGAGCTGATTGTGATCAAACATTTCTATTCACTTAAGGATGATGACAGAATGGGTATTCTGTTAAACAACTGTAGCAAAGTGAATTATGAGGGGTGAAAAGCTTGGTAAGATAGCTTACTTGATTTTGAGTTATGTTTGAGCTTTCCCACACAACGATCCCTGCTGCTCCCAGAGAGGCACTTTCACCAATTGTCCTGATAAGGTCGTCCTGGGGAGAAATTTTGTAAGTTAGTTCTTCACATGAAAAGGTCAAGTAACTAAGCATGCCAACAGTTCTGGATTAGAGAGGTGAAAACACATATGTTTACAAGACTTTTCGTTTTGCAAAGTTGGTAGTGATATGATTGGTTTATCAGAACAAAACCTCAATCATTACAGGCTATTTCAACTGGACAAATTGCATAAAACAAAATAAGTTTCTACGTGCGACCTAAACCAATGTGATAATAGCAGTGCTTGTGCAATTTGTTTCTCTTCAGGGCTTGATACTGAGGGaacagtgcactgtcagaggggctgtCTTTAAGAGGTGATATCAAACCGAGGCCCCATTTACCTGTGATGTAAAAGATTACATGATATTACTTCTAAGATGGGTAGACAAGTTATTCCAAAGACCCAGTCCCTCAAATACCATCACTAAAATCAGATTATCACAATATAATTAATGGAAGTTCAAAGGATGTCATGTAATACAGCTGTCATGCTTCCTCtattacaacagtgacttcaAAGTCAATTAATTGGCAATAAAGCTCTTTGAGACATCTGGTCATTGTGAAACTTGCTACATTAAAGCAAGTTCTTCTTCCCCTCCCTGAATTGAAGTCCTGATTTGTCTGAACATATTGTTGACACATGTCATGATCGGCTATGAGGCGCCTCAATTCAGCTCTGCCGAATTCCTTCCAACTCTACACTCGCTTGGTACCAAAAAGACAATGTTCCAGCAGAACATGCACATTATGTGCATTGGAAAGGGTCAGAGAAGATTGCAAAATTGTTTATGTGAAGTGAAAAGCAGATAACCTGCAATTTCATTTCTTACAATTTGGGGAAGAGGGTAATTAAAGTGTGGAACTCAAAGAATCCAAAAATTTTAATGGAGTCTTGTGCTATAGTTCAGCCAAGGAAAACCAGATAAGACGAGACAGAGGATATCAATGGGAATACAACTGTAGacacaaaatagaaaaaaataacTTTCCCAGAGTGCTTCGTGTTTGGAGTAAACCTGCTGTATGGGAAATGTCAGGTAAGGTGCTCAAAGATGAAAGGAAAGAGTTTATGCTAAATGCGACATGAACATTGATGATATTTTTACTAGTGCCTAAttttggttgtccttttctaACTGACAGCTGACAATAGTCACTTGGAAAATGTGTCCAACTGACACAATCCTAAGAACTAAGGATTAAGTTATGTTGGAATGGCAGCTTTGAAGTTTTAAGTGTTTCCACATCAGAATAATGTTTGCCAATTGATTAGTGGAATTCATCAAATAATGTTTGTAGCTGAGTTCAGCATCAGCCAACACTGAAACTCAAATCCAAACCGCAGCATGGTAATAGGAACAATTTATTTGGAACGAAGTGGGTGGTCAGAGAGGATTATCTCGGAGGGAATAGGTGGAGATAAAAGGATTAATGTCACAATGAACTGCAAACTGATTGCACATAGCAGCGCAGTTGGCTTATTCAAATAAAACTTTCTCCTATAACATATACCCAAAGAGTGTTTTCTTTCCCTAACACAGAATGGCATGCAATGTAAAACTGCCTTTCCTGGTGCTCTTGTGGAATAATGAGGAATTCAAGTCAATCCATACAGCAATGGCATAACACACCCCTGGAACAAGTGgcatttgaacctgggcctcctgacttagaggaaaaagtgaggaatgcagatgttggagatcagagctgaaaatgtgttgctggaaaagcacagcaggtcaggcagcatccaaggagcaggagaatcgacgtttcgggcatgagcccttcttcaggaatgaggaaagccttGATTAATACTTTGAGTTCAGAACTGGACTTGTTTTCTGCAAGTACATGAAGGCTGGTAAAAGGTAAGGATTGGATCCCAGTTCTATTATTCACTAcctgactttcctcattcctgaagaagagctcatgcccgaaacgtcgattctcctgctccttggatgctgcctgacctgctacgcttttccagcaacacattttcagctcctggcTTAGAGGTCAGGACACTTCCAATATACCACAAGAGCTCCTACAAagcaatgtgatttttttttcaatcaacTTGACCAGGGTTGACGCATCtcttgagcaggtgggacttgaacctgagccaGAAGGGTTGCCCAATTCcaagcaaaaccagaaattgctggagaaactcagcagatctggcagcacctgtggagagaaatcagaattaatgcttTGAGTTCAGAACTGGACTTGTTTTCTGCAAGTACATGAAGGCTTGTAAAAGGTAAGGATTGGATCCCAGTTCTATTATTCACTACCTGACTTTCAGGAACAAATTATTTGGCCCCAATAAACACAGTCTTTAGACTTGCCAATGACCGGCCTGTGTCCTTTGGCACTTCCCTTATGTGCTAATATTTTGGCTATCTCTAGCTGTCTACTGCACTCCATGGTGCTGTCAGTCACCCAGTTTACTACTGTCTTTTTTATATGTCTCTGCTAAGCTTTACTCTCCTTTAGTACACAGCTGGGCACTATGCGGTAATGCTAAaaagcattttctttttaaagcGCAGATGAAATTTTCCCATAATTTATGAAAGTTGGCATTAAGATTGGAAATGATACAAGTTATAAAACTGTCTGGGTCTGCTTTTGGTTCCCAGCCGACCAATGCTGATTTTCATGATTCTGTTCTTGTGTTAACATATCTGAATTGGACTGCTATCACTATTCCTACATATTAACCCCTCTAGATCACTTTAGTTGCACCATGCAGTATTTCCTCCTCCTGATAAGGATGCCCATGTTTTTAGTATTTTAATTTCACTTCCTGGTAAGAGGTGAGTGGAGGTTGAAAGCCTCACTCTGCAGATGAATAATCAATGGTCAAGAACTCATTGAATGGCTGAAAATTTCTGTCCTCAAACTCTGCATCACTGTACTCTCTTTGACTTTCGTTCTATCATTCATATGATCAACTCTGGCAAGACCAACATCTCACCTTGGAGATGAATGTCAGAAGTCTCCTTGAACAGCTACAGTCCATGTAGGGTAACTGCACCCACAGAGCTCTTCCCTGTTACAGGGCTTGCTAAGAGTCAGTGTCCCATTAAGGCTagatcaggtaagaatggcagctttttctttctctgaaggTGATGAGTAAATCACAACAATTCATTGTTATTTATGTTGAGAAATTTATTCCACattaaactagagggcataggcttaaagtgagaggggaaagatttaaaaaggacttaaagggcaactttttcatgcagaggctgatgcttgtatagaatgaactgtcagaggaagttgtagagactggtacaattacaacatttaaaaggcatctggatgggtatatgaataggcagggtttagagggatatgggccaaatgctggcaaataggtctAGACTAACTTGGGATAATTGGTTGGCACGGACGAGTCAGAgttgaaggatctatttccgtgctgtatatctcttactctataactctaatgaATTCAACTTAAATTCCTTCCTCAAACCGCTGTGGTAGGAATTTAAACCCATGTGACAGAAATAATAGTCTAAACTGTGGATGACTTAAATGGTAACATTGTTACATTCTGACTACCTCTTTGACTAAGCTTCTGGTTACCTGCACTTGTACTCCCTTTGAGACAGTATTAAACTTTGCCTGATTACACAACGTACCATTTAAATATTGCAGGTGCCGAATAAAGGCAAGTTGTTGTTAGTTTACATGAACCACTTTACTACTTCAGTTTTGGATAACTTCTGATGGGAATACCAAATGTTTAGAATAAGCGTCTATCAGTCAATAAGCCCATCACTTTAAATTCTGCTGCTGATTTGTGATTAGTGTTTGATGAATTATCTTCTTACCTCAGAGAGAGTTTCATTCAGAGAATCACGATAGACTACTCTGGTGTagggatagacagggagagaatggTTCTCCTTGGAAAATGTTGCCACTCTCATTGCCTCTCGGACACGATTCTGTACAAAAAGTTTTGCGTTGTTGGAAGACTTGAATATTCTGGACATATAAATACTCGGGTATAGGGCTGTGCTTTCTTGCCAGAGCCAGAGGAGTTCATTGTTCCGTGATATTGCATTGGACGGACACATCCCTGTGTACGTTCTATTTTTGTTCTTGTGCATATAGTTGTAACAATGGGGGAATAAGTAATATCCCCAGAGTTGATTTGGCCTTAATTTCTTTCCCAGCTGCAAAGACTTTAATAGAAACTGTTTCGCGGCGTCTTCGAATTCAGTCTTGGCAATAGCAGCTGCCCTTTGCCTTGTTAAGGAAAGATCCCTTTGCTGGACTAATTCAATGGATTGGTGTTGGTAGATGAACTTGTGGTGCCAGTTTCGATCCCAAAGAGGCCTCCAATTTTCCCAGTCAATAATTGCTAAACCCCTGGACGTGTTGGATGGAATTAACCCTTCAATATCCTGTGCGGCCTTTTGCAAGTGCTCATCCATTTTGACCTGCTGTGGGATGCCACCATTGAACTCTTGACCAGTCAACTCATTATAGTGAGGATAGTAGCCAATCATGCCATTGAAGAAGATCCTAATGTCCTGCTGAAGTGGACTTCTTCGTGTGGTGGATACCATCGGAAAAGGTTTCAGATTGTAAGTCATTCCAAACTTCTTTGTGCATAGCTCCGTTGGTGCATTCCATATTGCAAGGAATGGAAAATTTCGTTTAAGTGGAAGTGCAGTCTTAAGTTGCAGCTGGCTGAAGCAAAATGGGATGAATGGGAGGTGCCAAAGAACTGCCAAACCATTAACGCAACCACTGAAACTCCCTAAAAGATTGAATGAGTCCATCATGGCAAAGATGTTGCAGCTTCTAAGAAAATAATAGATGAAAACGAAAGTTGTCACGTTTGAAAATGCATTCGTAAAATCTTATTTAAAATTATATCCAGCAAGGTGTGTTGCACTTAAGTAACTTTCATAGGTTCCATATAATGCAGATagatgccatttggcccactgagtatGCACTGACCCTGTGTAGAGTATCCCACCCACAATCActgcctccccccacctcccaaccccgccccaccacctccatcccctgtaaccctgcattttgcaCAACtgacctacctagcctgcacatccctggacactacaggcaatttagtgtggccaatccacttaactgcacatctttggattgtgagaggaaactggagcacccagcagaaatgcatgcagacatggtaaactccatacagacagtatggctggaatcgaatccaggtgtCTGGCCcaatgaggcagcaatgccaatcaGCGTGCCATTCTTATCTTTACCCCAAGTCTGATATACTAACATATAATTGTTATTCTACCAGTCAGTCAAGTTAAAGGTTGCATAGTAGAAATAAAAATTTGCAAAATATACTGATGAAGAGGTACTCAgatgtttgcagttctggtccccatgtaCATCAGCAATCTCTGCAGGCAATTCCAACAAAGTCCTCACCTTGGATGCACTGCAGTGGGATCCCTGTTTGTGACCTCAACCACCAGTTAGCTGATACTTGCCTCATCCCTGAATGTGGTGATATTCTTGTAACTAATCCATCTCCTCACATCCTACATTGTCCTAATCTCTATGTCACACTGAGTTATATCTGTAAAAGGATATTATATATATTTCGGTTTTGCCCTTCCCCACCTACCACTGCCTGCCACCTCTATCCTCTA comes from the Hemiscyllium ocellatum isolate sHemOce1 chromosome 26, sHemOce1.pat.X.cur, whole genome shotgun sequence genome and includes:
- the LOC132828093 gene encoding hyaluronidase PH-20-like, yielding MDSFNLLGSFSGCVNGLAVLWHLPFIPFCFSQLQLKTALPLKRNFPFLAIWNAPTELCTKKFGMTYNLKPFPMVSTTRRSPLQQDIRIFFNGMIGYYPHYNELTGQEFNGGIPQQVKMDEHLQKAAQDIEGLIPSNTSRGLAIIDWENWRPLWDRNWHHKFIYQHQSIELVQQRDLSLTRQRAAAIAKTEFEDAAKQFLLKSLQLGKKLRPNQLWGYYLFPHCYNYMHKNKNRTYTGMCPSNAISRNNELLWLWQESTALYPSIYMSRIFKSSNNAKLFVQNRVREAMRVATFSKENHSLPVYPYTRVVYRDSLNETLSEDDLIRTIGESASLGAAGIVVWESSNITQNQQSCSMLQSFIDDVLGRYILNVTRAARLCSRALCSNKGRCLRKNWESSDYLHLNPSSFKIHRKRNGQLSVKGQESFSDLLYLAEKFTCQCYVGKNCDFQSPVRQHD